One window of the Aptenodytes patagonicus chromosome 5, bAptPat1.pri.cur, whole genome shotgun sequence genome contains the following:
- the LBX1 gene encoding transcription factor LBX1, translating into MTSKEEPKPSSGEERRRSPLDHLPPPANSNKPLTPFSIEDILNKPSVRRSYTLCGTAHVLSAAEKHPPAGLPLSGRALLSQTSPLCALEELASKTFKGLEVSVLQAAEGRDGMTIFGQRQTPKKRRKSRTAFTNHQIYELEKRFLYQKYLSPADRDQIAQQLGLTNAQVITWFQNRRAKLKRDLEEMKADVESAKKLGPNPAVDIVALAELEPSAEGRGKARSGSPPPPPSAAREPGAPPPPRPASPPTERPRSRRDSEEEEEEEEEDVEIDVDD; encoded by the exons ATGACTTCCAAAGAAGAACCCAAGCCCTCCTCGGGGGAAGAACGGCGGCGGAGCCCCTTGGATCACCTCCCACCGCCGGCCAACTCCAACAAGCCCCTCACTCCCTTCAGCATCGAGGACATCCTCAACAAGCCCTCGGTGCGGAGGAGTTACACCCTCTGCGGAACGGCCCACGTCCTCTCCGCCGCCGAGAAGCACCCCCCGGCCGGGCTGCCCCTCTCCGGCCGGGCGCTGCTCTCCCAGACCTCGCCCCTCTGCGCCCTGGAAGAGCTGGCCAGCAAGACCTTCAAGGGGCTGGAAGTCAGCGTGCTGCAGGCGGCCGAAG GCAGGGACGGGATGACGATCTTCGGGCAGCGGCAAACGCCGAAGAAGCGTCGAAAGTCGCGGACGGCCTTCACCAACCACCAGATCTACGAGCTGGAGAAGCGGTTCCTCTACCAAAAATACCTGTCACCGGCGGACCGGGACCAGATCGCCCAGCAGCTGGGGCTCACCAACGCCCAGGTCATCACCTGGTTCCAGAACCGCCGCGCCAAGCTCAAGCGAGACCTGGAGGAGATGAAGGCCGACGTGGAATCGGCCAAAAAGCTGGGCCCCAACCCCGCCGTGGACATCGTGGCCTTGGCCGAGCTGGAGCCCAGCGCCGAGGGAAGGGGCAAGGCGCGGTCCggttccccgccgccgcccccctccgccgcccgggagcccggcgccccgccgccgccccgccccgcctcgccccccACGGAGCGGCCCCGCAGCCGCcgggacagcgaggaggaggaggaggaggaggaggaggacgtggaGATCGACGTGGATGACTGA